The following are encoded together in the Leisingera caerulea DSM 24564 genome:
- a CDS encoding acetolactate synthase large subunit, with protein sequence MPDTHPSASAPSKASDLLVAALEREGVEYIFAVPGEENLDLLESLRTSSIELVLTRHEQGAGFMAATYGRLTGKAGVCMATLGPGATNLATAAAYAHLGAMPLIMITGQKPIKKSKQGQFQIIDIVNLFDPICKMSKQIVHGNTIPSLIREAFRTAEEERPGAVLLELPEDIAAEETDTSVLQPHPRHYAVAGDEVLNEAAEMIRSAKMPLLLVGAGANRRKARSALCDFTDLIQIPFFNTQMGKGVVDERSDLFLGTAALSDGDYLHCAIDRADLIINVGHDVVEKPPFFMEEGGTKVIHVNYKAAQVDRVYFPQLEVVGDLAQSITRLGKILGGPLDFDRSYFERVKRETDEHISEGADDPRFPVIPQRLVADTRKVMDECDIIALDNGIYKLWYARNYKAYQPNTVLLDNALATMGAGLSSAMMAAKLNPDRRVMAICGDGGFMMNSQELETAVRLGLNLVVTVLNDSAYGMIRWKQAHAGFGDWGLEFNNPDFVQYAGSYGATGHRIERTEDLLPTFRKAFDVGGVHLIDVPVDYSENQRVLIEELADKVCLI encoded by the coding sequence ATGCCCGACACTCATCCCTCCGCTTCAGCTCCGTCCAAAGCCTCCGATCTGCTTGTTGCCGCGCTGGAGAGGGAAGGCGTCGAGTACATCTTTGCCGTCCCCGGCGAGGAGAACCTCGACCTGCTGGAATCCCTGCGCACCTCCAGCATCGAACTGGTGCTGACCCGCCACGAGCAGGGCGCGGGCTTTATGGCGGCGACCTATGGCCGCCTGACCGGCAAGGCGGGGGTGTGCATGGCAACGCTTGGCCCCGGCGCCACCAACCTGGCCACCGCCGCCGCCTATGCCCACCTGGGGGCGATGCCGCTGATCATGATCACCGGGCAGAAGCCGATCAAGAAGTCGAAACAGGGCCAGTTCCAGATCATCGACATCGTCAACCTGTTTGATCCGATCTGCAAGATGTCCAAGCAGATCGTGCACGGCAACACCATCCCGTCGCTGATCCGCGAGGCTTTCCGCACCGCCGAGGAGGAACGCCCCGGCGCCGTGCTGCTGGAACTGCCTGAGGATATCGCGGCCGAGGAAACCGACACCTCTGTCCTGCAGCCCCACCCGCGCCATTACGCGGTGGCGGGCGACGAGGTGCTGAACGAGGCAGCGGAAATGATCCGCAGTGCCAAGATGCCGCTGCTGCTGGTCGGGGCGGGCGCCAACCGGCGCAAGGCCCGCTCCGCGCTCTGCGATTTCACCGACCTGATCCAGATCCCTTTCTTCAACACCCAGATGGGCAAGGGCGTGGTCGACGAACGCTCTGACCTGTTCCTGGGCACTGCGGCGCTGTCGGACGGCGACTATCTGCACTGCGCCATCGACCGCGCCGACCTGATCATCAACGTCGGCCACGACGTGGTCGAAAAACCGCCCTTCTTTATGGAGGAAGGCGGCACCAAGGTGATCCATGTGAATTACAAGGCGGCGCAGGTCGACCGGGTCTATTTTCCGCAGCTGGAGGTGGTTGGCGATCTGGCCCAGTCGATCACCCGGCTGGGCAAGATCCTGGGCGGCCCGCTGGATTTCGACCGCAGCTATTTTGAGCGCGTCAAGCGGGAGACCGACGAACATATCTCCGAAGGCGCCGATGATCCGCGCTTTCCGGTGATCCCGCAGCGGCTGGTGGCCGACACCCGCAAGGTGATGGACGAATGCGATATCATCGCGCTGGACAATGGCATCTACAAGCTGTGGTACGCCCGCAACTACAAGGCCTATCAGCCCAACACCGTTTTGCTGGACAACGCGCTGGCGACTATGGGCGCAGGGCTGTCCTCGGCGATGATGGCAGCCAAGCTGAACCCGGACCGCCGGGTGATGGCGATCTGCGGCGACGGCGGCTTTATGATGAACAGCCAGGAGCTGGAAACCGCTGTCCGCCTTGGCCTCAATCTGGTGGTGACAGTGCTGAACGACAGCGCCTATGGCATGATCCGCTGGAAACAGGCGCATGCCGGGTTCGGCGACTGGGGGCTGGAATTCAACAACCCGGATTTCGTCCAGTACGCCGGCAGCTACGGCGCCACCGGCCACCGGATCGAGCGCACCGAAGACCTGCTGCCCACGTTCCGCAAGGCCTTTGACGTAGGTGGCGTGCATCTGATCGACGTGCCGGTCGACTACAGCGAAAACCAGCGCGTGCTGATCGAGGAACTGGCCGACAAGGTGTGCCTGATATGA
- a CDS encoding aldehyde dehydrogenase family protein, protein MTNAIDVVNPFSLERIGTVETSDWDRIDAMLDTAHGLFRNRDAWLPAYQRIEILRKTARLMEDRFDELALLIASEGGKPLVDAKVEVKRAIDGVELCVHEIGQMTGTEIPMDLTEAGSGRIAFTQREPIGVVVAASAFNHPLNLIVHQVAPAVATGCPVIVKPAEDTPLSCQAFVGILHEAGLPQDWCRDVVCSNTVAEMMITDPRVGFFSFIGSARVGWMLRSKLAPGTRCALEHGGAAPVIVAEDAQIDSMIPLLAKGGFYHSGQVCVSVQRVFAPAAKAEEIAQKLAEAAQALKVGDATDPSVDCGPLIRPAEVDRVEEWVQEAVDGGTRVLAGGKRLGETTYAPTVLLDPPADARVSQQEIFGPVICVYSTDSIPQAIGTANSLPYAFQAAVFTQNLDTAMQAVRGLDATAVMVNDHTAFRVDWMPFAGRRQSGYNTGGIGYTMHDMTQDKMAVIKLR, encoded by the coding sequence ATGACCAATGCCATAGACGTCGTGAACCCGTTCAGCCTGGAACGCATCGGCACGGTCGAAACCAGCGATTGGGACCGGATCGATGCGATGCTGGACACCGCACACGGGCTGTTCCGCAACCGCGATGCCTGGCTGCCCGCGTATCAGCGTATCGAGATCCTCAGGAAAACCGCCCGGCTGATGGAGGACCGCTTTGACGAGCTCGCCCTCTTGATCGCCAGCGAGGGCGGCAAGCCGCTGGTCGACGCCAAGGTGGAGGTCAAACGCGCCATCGACGGGGTCGAACTCTGCGTGCATGAGATCGGCCAGATGACCGGCACCGAAATCCCGATGGACCTGACCGAGGCCGGATCGGGCCGCATCGCCTTTACCCAGCGCGAGCCGATCGGCGTGGTGGTGGCCGCCAGTGCCTTCAACCACCCGCTGAACCTGATCGTGCATCAGGTCGCGCCCGCCGTCGCCACCGGCTGCCCGGTGATCGTGAAGCCCGCGGAGGACACGCCGCTGTCCTGCCAGGCCTTTGTCGGCATCCTGCACGAGGCCGGGCTGCCGCAGGACTGGTGCCGCGATGTGGTCTGCTCCAACACGGTGGCGGAGATGATGATCACCGACCCGCGCGTGGGCTTCTTCTCCTTCATCGGCTCCGCCCGCGTCGGCTGGATGCTGCGCTCGAAACTCGCCCCCGGCACCCGCTGCGCCCTGGAACATGGCGGCGCAGCACCTGTGATCGTGGCCGAGGACGCACAGATCGACTCGATGATCCCGCTCTTGGCCAAGGGCGGTTTCTACCACTCGGGCCAGGTCTGCGTCTCGGTCCAGCGGGTGTTTGCCCCCGCCGCCAAGGCCGAAGAGATCGCGCAGAAACTGGCAGAGGCGGCACAGGCATTGAAAGTGGGCGACGCCACCGACCCCAGCGTCGATTGCGGCCCGCTGATCCGCCCCGCCGAGGTCGACCGGGTCGAGGAGTGGGTGCAGGAAGCCGTCGACGGCGGCACCAGGGTGCTGGCCGGCGGCAAGCGGCTGGGCGAGACCACCTATGCCCCCACCGTGCTGCTGGACCCGCCCGCGGATGCCCGCGTCTCGCAGCAGGAGATTTTCGGTCCGGTGATCTGCGTCTACAGCACGGACAGCATCCCGCAGGCCATCGGGACCGCCAACAGCCTGCCCTATGCCTTCCAGGCTGCGGTCTTCACCCAAAACCTGGACACCGCGATGCAGGCGGTGCGCGGGCTCGATGCCACCGCCGTGATGGTCAACGACCACACCGCCTTCCGCGTCGACTGGATGCCCTTCGCCGGCCGCCGCCAGTCCGGCTACAACACCGGCGGCATCGGCTACACCATGCATGACATGACCCAGGACAAGATGGCGGTGATCAAGCTCAGATAA